The Argentina anserina chromosome 3, drPotAnse1.1, whole genome shotgun sequence genome includes a region encoding these proteins:
- the LOC126787835 gene encoding NDR1/HIN1-like protein 13 yields MADRVHPCGDASQTAPLHASNNPQPGTYVVQIPKDQIYRVPPPENATLYDKYTRQKPRHNCCRSCLCWLLFTVASLLLLSAIAAVVFYLVVRPESPNYSVQKISFKGFNLTAASSPSSTVPQQVDVAVRAENPNRKMGIYYERDSSANVVYTDIKLCDGALPAFYQPPKNVTELETALTGTGIRLTSAAREGLVEAQRQGMVALKLHVRAPARIKVGSIKSWKITVKVDCGITVNKLAPEAKIVSKDCNYGVDLW; encoded by the coding sequence ATGGCCGACCGTGTCCACCCATGCGGCGACGCCTCCCAAACGGCGCCGCTGCATGCTTCCAACAACCCTCAGCCGGGGACCTACGTCGTCCAAATCCCCAAGGACCAAATCTACCGCGTCCCCCCGCCGGAGAACGCCACCCTCTACGACAAGTATACCCGCCAAAAGCCTCGCCACAACTGCTGTCGTTCCTGCCTCTGCTGGCTCCTTTTCACCGTCgcctctctcctcctcctctccgcCATCGCCGCTGTCGTCTTCTACCTCGTCGTTCGTCCCGAGTCCCCCAACTACTCGGTGCAGAAAATCTCATTCAAGGGTTTCAACCTCACCGCCGCCTCCTCGCCGTCGTCAACGGTGCCGCAACAGGTAGACGTGGCCGTGCGCGCAGAGAACCCCAACAGAAAAATGGGCATCTACTACGAGCGGGACAGCTCGGCCAACGTGGTGTACACTGACATCAAGCTGTGTGACGGCGCTCTGCCGGCGTTTTATCAGCCGCCGAAGAATGTGACGGAGCTGGAGACGGCGCTGACGGGGACGGGGATCAGGCTGACGAGCGCGGCGCGTGAAGGGCTGGTGGAGGCGCAGAGGCAAGGCATGGTGGCGTTGAAGTTGCATGTCCGAGCGCCCGCTAGAATCAAAGTGGGGTCCATAAAGTCGTGGAAGATCACCGTTAAAGTTGACTGTGGCATAACGGTAAATAAGCTGGCCCCAGAGGCCAAGATTGTGTCCAAAGACTGCAACTATGGTGTGGATCTTTGGTAG
- the LOC126787814 gene encoding probable inactive receptor kinase At5g10020, which produces MQTICFMLMLLGVVAASGQSDFEALLELKRGIQKDPSGQVLVSWNSKSLASDGCPINWFGIICSDGLVTSISINDVGLVGEFSFSAIAGLKVLRNLSLANNQLTGTVSEVALIHSLVHLDLSGNLFHGLIPSGLANLKHLAVLNLSSNQFEGIFPSGFGKLEQLRYIDVRANALSGDIMTVLSQMGSVVHVDLSSNLFSGSLDLEIGNSSFVSSVQYLNVSHNSLAGELFPHDGMPYFDSLEVFDASHNHLVGHIPSFNFVVSLRILQLGSNQLSGSLPEALLQGTSMLLSELDLSLNHLEGPVGSITSATLKKVNISSNKLSGSLPANVGHCAILDLSNNMLTGNLSRIHSWGNYMEVMQLSSNSLIGSLPAETSQFLRLTSFQISNNSLEGALTSVLGTYPELKVIDLSFNRLQGSLLPSLFSSTKLTDLNLSGNNFSGSIPIQEVTIGSAQNLSLVSLDLSNNSLSGHLPQELTKFRSLEYLKLSINNFEGSIPEKLPEELKEFNVSLNNLSGLVPENLRHFPDSAFYPGNSLLVFPHSISSPNNVPDMISRSHRSPIKAAIRIALIVGLLGGGAIVAFSCVMIYYRANCQGCIKSSRKASREKNGVAPDKAEDSKSSYGLHQEPSPSSAKESTHDASDTSSGIEKSKRLSHPETEKLEEGVFSPTSLLSPSNPSPSKRQQPFSSSAVLNTCSPDKLAGDLHLFDGSLAFTAEELSCAPAEAIGRSCHGTMYKAMLESGHVIAVKWLREGIAKGRKDFAREVKKLGSIRHPNLVSLQGYYWGPKEHEKLIISNYINAESLALYLHEVEHRQLSPLSLEERLKVSIDVARCLNYLHNEKAIPHGNLKSTNILLEAPNHNAYLTDYSIHRILTPAGTTEQVLNAGALGYRPPEFANSSRPCPSLKSDVYAFGVIMLELLTGKSSGEIVSGIPGVVDLTDWVRFLVEGNRSFECLDRLILENHSSKYSPRVLDGLLQVALRCTLPASERPDIKTVFEDLSRIVY; this is translated from the exons ATGCAGACAATCTGCTTCATGTTAATGTTGTTGGGAGTAGTTGCAGCATCAGGGCAGTCAGACTTCGAAGCACTCCTGGAGCTCAAAAGAGGCATTCAGAAAGACCCTTCTGGCCAGGTTCTTGTTTCATGGAATTCCAAGTCCTTGGCTTCTGATGGATGCCCTATCAATTGGTTTGGGATAATCTGTAGTGATGGCCTTGTTACATCCATTTCTATTAACGACGTTGGTCTTGTTGGCGAGTTCAGTTTTTCGGCCATTGCTGGCCTTAAAGTGCTGCGCAATTTATCCCTTGCAAACAACCAGCTCACGGGGACTGTCTCCGAGGTTGCTCTGATTCATTCTCTAGTGCATTTAGATCTCTCAGGAAATTTATTTCACGGGTTAATTCCGTCCGGCTTAGCTAACTTGAAGCATTTAGCGGTTCTAAATCTGTCTTCAAACCAATTTGAAGGCATTTTTCCCTCTGGTTTTGGGAAACTTGAACAGCTGAGGTACATTGACGTTCGAGCTAATGCCTTGTCAGGGGATATCATGACTGTTCTATCTCAAATGGGTAGCGTGGTCCATGTTGATCTAAGCAGCAACTTGTTCTCTGGTTCGTTGGATTTGGAAATTGGTAACTCCTCTTTTGTTTCTTCAGTTCAATATTTGAATGTGAGTCACAACTCCTTGGCCGGAGAGCTTTTTCCCCATGATGGAATGCCGTATTTTGATAGTCTGGAGGTGTTTGATGCTAGTCATAATCATTTAGTTGGTCATATACCTTCCTTCAATTTTGTTGTCTCTCTCCGGATACTTCAGCTCGGAAGCAATCAGCTATCAGGTTCTCTACCAGAAGCTCTGTTGCAAGGCACCTCAATGCTCTTGTCCGAATTGGATCTTAGTCTCAATCATCTTGAAG GTCCAGTAGGAAGCATAACCTCTGCAACTCTGAAGAAGGTGAATATATCTTCAAATAAATTATCAGGGTCCTTGCCGGCCAATGTTGGGCATTGTGCCATCCTAGACTTGAGTAATAATATGCTTACTGGTAACCTGTCCCGAATCCATAGTTGGGGAAATTACATGGAAGTTATGCAGCTGAGTTCTAATTCTTTGATAGGAAGCTTGCCTGCCGAAACATCCCAATTTTTAAGGCTAACTTCTTTTCAGATATCCAATAACTCATTAGAAGGTGCTCTTACATCAGTATTGGGTACATACCCAGAACTAAAAGTGATAGATCTTAGCTTCAACCGGCTACAAGGTTCTCTCCTTCCAAGCCTTTTCTCTTCAACAAAATTGACTGATCTAAACTTGTCAGGCAACAATTTTTCTGGTTCTATACCTATCCAGGAAGTTACAATTGGTTCTGCTCAAAATTTGAGCCTGGTGTCCCTTGATCTGTCAAATAATTCATTGAGTGGTCATTTGCCCCAAGAACTCACCAAGTTTCGTAGCTTAGAATATCTAAAACTGTCCATTAACAATTTTGAAGGTAGTATTCCTGAGAAGCTTCCAGAAGAACTGAAAGAATTCAACGTCTCATTGAATAATCTTTCTGGTCTTGTACCTGAAAATTTAAGGCATTTCCCTGATTCAGCATTTTATCCAGGGAATTCCTTGCTGGTATTTCCTCATTCCatatcatcaccaaacaaTGTCCCAGATATGATTTCAAGAAGTCACAGGTCTCCTATAAAAGCTGCTATTAGAATTGCACTGATTGTAGGTTTGCTTGGTGGGGGAGCTATTGTAGCCTTTTCATGCGTGATGATCTATTATAGAGCCAACTGTCAAGGATGTATAAAGAGCAGTCGAAAAGCAAGTCGTGAAAAGAATGGTGTTGCACCAGACAAAGCTGAAGACTCAAAATCTTCATACGGTTTGCATCAAGAGCCTTCCCCATCATCTGCTAAGGAGTCTACTCATGATGCCAGTGATACTTCATCAGGTATCGAGAAGTCTAAAAGATTGAGTCATCCTGAAACAGAAAAGCTAGAGGAAGGGGTATTTTCTCCCACATCTCTCTTATCGCCTTCAAACCCATCACCTTCCAAAAGGCAACAACCATTCAGTAGTTCTGCTGTTCTCAACACTTGTTCCCCAGATAAATTGGCTGGTGATTTACATCTGTTTGATGGCTCCTTGGCTTTCACAGCAGAAGAGCTTTCATGTGCTCCAGCAGAAGCTATTGGAAGAAGTTGTCATGGAACAATGTACAAAGCAATGCTTGAGTCGGGTCATGTAATTGCTGTCAAATGGTTAAGGGAGGGAATAGCAAAAGGAAGGAAAGATTTTGCTAGAGAAGTAAAGAAACTGGGGAGCATCCGACATCCAAATCTAGTTTCTTTGCAGGGTTACTATTGGGGCCCAAAGGAGCATGAGAAACTTATTATATCAAATTATATCAATGCTGAATCTTTGGCCTTATATCTCCATG AAGTCGAGCATAGGCAACTCTCCCCATTGTCTCTTGAGGAACGGCTCAAAGTTTCTATAGATGTTGCCAGATGTCTGAACTACCTCCATAACGAGAAGGCGATTCCCCATGGCAACCTAAAATCTACAAATATTCTACTAGAAGCTCCCAACCACAATGCATACCTTACAGATTATAGTATCCACCGAATATTGACTCCAGCTGGAACCACTGAACAAGTTCTGAACGCAGGTGCTCTTGGCTATCGGCCCCCTGAATTTGCTAATTCAAGTAGACCCTGCCCCTCATTGAAGAGTGATGTCTATGCATTTGGAGTAATCATGTTGGAACTCCTGACGGGAAAGAGTTCTGGGGAGATTGTTTCTGGCATACCAGGTGTGGTTGATCTGACAGATTGGGTGAGATTCTTGGTAGAAGGAAACCGTTCTTTTGAATGCCTTGACAGACTGATATTGGAAAATCACAGTTCTAAGTACTCGCCTAGAGTTCTTGATGGTTTGCTGCAGGTGGCTTTAAGATGTACCCTTCCAGCATCAGAGAGACCAGACATTAAAACTGTTTTTGAAGACCTTTCGAGAATAGTGTACTAA